The Flavobacterium branchiarum genome contains a region encoding:
- the rplI gene encoding 50S ribosomal protein L9 — MELILKQDVQNLGFKDDVVSVKAGYGRNFLIPQGFAHLATPSAKKVLAENLKQRAHKEAKIVDDAKKIAEALKALEIKIFAKAGGEKLFGSITNIDIAEALDKAGNSIERKFITSGIVKRTGKYAASIRLHRDVVVELPYEIVAEK; from the coding sequence ATGGAACTTATTTTAAAACAAGACGTACAGAATCTAGGATTTAAAGATGATGTAGTATCTGTAAAAGCTGGTTACGGTCGTAACTTTTTAATTCCTCAAGGTTTTGCTCATTTAGCAACTCCTTCTGCAAAAAAAGTATTAGCTGAAAACCTAAAACAAAGAGCACACAAAGAGGCTAAGATTGTTGATGACGCTAAGAAAATAGCTGAAGCATTGAAAGCTCTTGAAATTAAAATTTTCGCAAAAGCTGGTGGAGAGAAACTTTTTGGTTCTATCACTAACATAGATATTGCTGAAGCTTTGGATAAAGCGGGTAACTCTATCGAAAGAAAATTTATTACTAGCGGTATCGTAAAACGTACTGGTAAATATGCTGCAAGCATTAGATTACACAGAGATGTTGTAGTTGAATTACCATACGAAATTGTTGCTGAGAAGTAA
- the rpsR gene encoding 30S ribosomal protein S18 — MSTIEQSAKGKKDGDIRYLTPLNIETNKTKKYCRFKKSGIKYIDYKDADFLLKFVNEQGKILPRRLTGTSLKYQRKVSVAVKRARHLALMPYVADLLK, encoded by the coding sequence ATGTCTACAATAGAGCAATCAGCAAAAGGAAAAAAAGACGGAGATATCAGATATTTAACGCCTTTAAACATAGAAACTAACAAAACTAAAAAGTATTGTCGTTTCAAAAAATCTGGAATCAAATATATCGATTATAAAGATGCAGATTTCTTATTGAAATTCGTTAATGAGCAAGGAAAAATTCTTCCTCGTCGTTTAACAGGAACTTCTTTAAAATACCAAAGAAAAGTGTCTGTAGCTGTTAAGAGAGCTCGTCACTTAGCTTTAATGCCATACGTGGCCGATTTATTAAAATAA